From a region of the Pontixanthobacter gangjinensis genome:
- a CDS encoding M3 family metallopeptidase, whose translation MKAQLLAAAAASALLVGCNAQMSDEVASANEIAETETIMIPEATGYFAQASDLPFYAPDFTKVSDDDYLPAFEQSMAIHTAEIEQIKTNKAAPTFENTIVALEQSGAMLTRVATIFFALTGSNTNDTLDAVQAEMGPKLSAHSDAITLDPVLFGKVKSIYDQRAALNLTGEDLKLLEETYDGMVQAGALLTEAQKTEVKAINTKLSEVTNEFSNRVREGTVANALVVNTKEELAGLSDSAIDAAAKLAADKDMPGKFAIALQNTTQQPSLPALEDRATREKLFKLSYSRNDQPGEYDTRMLIAEIAQLRAQKAALFGQPDWASYVMFDRMAKKPQTALDFMEQMVPALAATQRREAGMLNEKIATEGGDFEVKPWDWYRYAEKVKAEKYAFDESAVEPYFQLDRVLEDGVFYAATKLYGITFKKRTDLPVYHPTVTTYTVYDRDGSELGVFYFDPFQRPSKRGGAWMSNFVDQSYLNKTKPVIYNVLNIPQAAEGEVQLVSFDNVNTLFHEFGHALHGFFADQKYASISGTATARDFVEYPSQVNEVWATYPEILSNYAKHYETGETIPTELIEKIERASKFNQGYDFGEVVEAALLDMKWHALSPQQAAAIKTPADVDAFERNSLEELGLEIGLVPPRYRSSYFNHIFSSPAGYSSGYYSYLWTEMLDRDSRKWFMDNGGLTRANGDHYRATVLSRGGTMDYFEMFQNFAGRQPDVTPMLEARGLTDAAE comes from the coding sequence ATGAAAGCCCAACTTTTGGCCGCAGCCGCTGCAAGCGCGCTGCTCGTCGGCTGTAACGCCCAAATGAGCGACGAAGTCGCAAGCGCAAACGAGATCGCTGAAACGGAGACAATTATGATCCCCGAGGCAACCGGCTATTTCGCCCAAGCGAGCGACTTGCCGTTCTATGCGCCCGACTTCACGAAAGTTTCCGACGATGATTATCTGCCAGCCTTCGAACAATCGATGGCAATTCATACAGCGGAAATCGAGCAGATTAAAACCAACAAAGCCGCGCCGACTTTCGAAAATACCATTGTCGCGCTGGAACAATCAGGTGCCATGCTCACCCGCGTGGCTACAATATTCTTCGCGCTAACCGGGTCCAATACCAACGATACGCTCGATGCAGTTCAGGCCGAAATGGGACCAAAGCTGTCGGCGCATTCTGATGCGATCACGCTCGATCCGGTTCTGTTTGGCAAGGTCAAATCGATCTATGATCAGCGCGCCGCGCTCAATCTGACGGGTGAAGACCTCAAGCTGCTCGAAGAGACCTATGACGGCATGGTTCAAGCTGGTGCGCTTCTAACCGAAGCCCAGAAAACCGAGGTCAAAGCGATCAACACCAAACTTTCCGAAGTCACCAATGAATTCAGCAACCGCGTGCGCGAAGGCACCGTGGCAAATGCACTGGTGGTTAATACCAAGGAAGAACTCGCAGGGCTGTCTGACAGTGCAATTGACGCGGCGGCAAAACTGGCTGCGGATAAGGATATGCCGGGCAAATTTGCCATCGCATTGCAGAACACCACGCAGCAACCCTCGCTGCCTGCGCTCGAGGACCGGGCGACGCGTGAGAAACTGTTTAAACTCAGCTACAGCCGCAACGATCAGCCGGGCGAGTACGACACGCGCATGCTGATCGCCGAAATCGCCCAATTGCGCGCACAAAAGGCAGCTTTGTTCGGCCAGCCTGACTGGGCCAGCTATGTCATGTTCGACCGGATGGCGAAGAAGCCGCAAACCGCGCTCGATTTCATGGAGCAGATGGTCCCTGCCCTCGCCGCAACGCAGCGCCGCGAAGCTGGTATGTTGAATGAGAAAATCGCAACCGAAGGCGGCGATTTCGAGGTGAAGCCTTGGGATTGGTATCGCTATGCCGAAAAGGTCAAGGCGGAGAAATACGCGTTTGATGAAAGCGCAGTTGAGCCATATTTCCAACTCGACAGAGTGCTGGAAGACGGCGTGTTCTATGCTGCAACCAAGCTCTACGGCATCACCTTCAAGAAACGCACTGACCTGCCTGTCTATCACCCGACAGTGACCACTTACACCGTCTATGACCGTGATGGCAGCGAGCTTGGCGTGTTCTACTTCGATCCGTTCCAGCGCCCGTCCAAACGCGGCGGCGCCTGGATGAGCAATTTTGTCGATCAAAGCTATCTGAACAAAACCAAGCCGGTGATCTATAATGTGCTGAACATCCCGCAAGCTGCGGAAGGCGAAGTGCAATTGGTCAGCTTCGACAATGTGAACACGCTGTTCCACGAATTTGGCCATGCGCTGCACGGCTTTTTCGCGGACCAGAAATATGCGTCGATTTCGGGCACAGCCACTGCGCGCGACTTTGTCGAATATCCAAGTCAGGTGAACGAGGTTTGGGCGACTTACCCCGAAATCCTGTCAAACTATGCCAAACATTACGAAACCGGCGAGACAATTCCGACCGAACTGATCGAGAAGATCGAACGCGCTTCGAAATTCAACCAGGGCTATGATTTCGGTGAAGTTGTCGAGGCGGCGCTACTCGATATGAAATGGCACGCGCTTAGCCCGCAGCAAGCTGCAGCAATCAAGACACCGGCAGATGTCGATGCGTTTGAACGCAATTCGCTTGAAGAACTCGGCCTTGAAATCGGCCTGGTTCCGCCGCGCTATCGCAGTTCCTACTTCAATCACATCTTCTCCAGCCCCGCCGGCTATAGTTCAGGCTATTATTCCTATCTGTGGACGGAGATGCTCGACCGTGACAGCCGCAAATGGTTCATGGATAATGGCGGCCTGACCCGTGCCAATGGCGACCATTACCGCGCCACAGTGCTCAGCCGCGGTGGAACGATGGATTATTTCGAGATGTTCCAGAACTTCGCCGGGCGTCAACCTGATGTAACGCCAATGCTCGAAGCGCGCGGGCTAACCGACGCAGCGGAATAG